One window from the genome of [Clostridium] celerecrescens 18A encodes:
- a CDS encoding NAD(P)H-dependent oxidoreductase gives MDTFTGQQRKAMIIESMLEAALQIFTAPVYVYYVPGQMKAFLDHFGYQRMAHQPRKEMFHKQVLIISTAAGAGTRSALRDLKDSMTFWGISHIYTFGRNVYGSDWDTVAGKRKAKLQKKIDRLSDKIKGKNKLVTPSLKIKTLFYAMRFMHKQFHFNPADVNYWESLGWFEKERPW, from the coding sequence TTGGATACTTTTACAGGACAACAACGCAAAGCGATGATTATAGAGTCCATGCTTGAAGCCGCTTTACAGATATTCACAGCACCAGTTTACGTCTATTATGTTCCGGGGCAGATGAAGGCGTTTCTTGACCATTTTGGGTACCAAAGGATGGCTCATCAGCCGAGAAAGGAAATGTTTCATAAGCAGGTTCTTATCATTTCTACGGCCGCAGGTGCAGGAACCAGGTCTGCACTGAGGGATTTAAAGGATAGCATGACCTTTTGGGGCATTTCGCATATTTATACATTTGGAAGGAATGTCTATGGAAGCGATTGGGATACGGTGGCTGGCAAAAGGAAGGCAAAGCTGCAAAAGAAAATTGACAGGCTTTCGGATAAAATCAAAGGAAAAAACAAACTGGTAACTCCTTCTTTGAAGATTAAAACTCTATTTTATGCCATGAGGTTTATGCACAAACAGTTTCATTTTAACCCTGCGGATGTGAATTACTGGGAATCTTTGGGATGGTTTGAAAAGGAAAGGCCATGGTGA
- a CDS encoding GntR family transcriptional regulator produces MEVEVEVGKGDQRSDIYNQLRMQILNLDIRPGERLSENILSSQMNASRTMVRDALSRLVEEGYIVVYPQRGTEVTLLDSERIRQAVFSHNVLEQAIIEEICRQGLTKSQLEQLEEVLNYQKFEVNKDNPIDFLIVEQQLHYLLSTFCGHEYVWEVFRTMDCDLLRLNYLQYTTFNYKTDMSSLTSLEHVQVEGRLLLDNLKRRDAEAACLICANHFNSVLWNAGTLRGIYPQFFSGQA; encoded by the coding sequence ATGGAAGTAGAAGTAGAAGTAGGAAAAGGTGACCAGAGGAGCGACATCTATAACCAGCTGCGCATGCAAATATTGAATTTGGATATTCGGCCAGGTGAACGCCTGAGTGAAAATATTCTGTCCAGCCAGATGAATGCCAGCCGGACGATGGTGAGAGATGCACTTTCCCGACTGGTAGAGGAAGGATATATCGTCGTTTATCCTCAGAGAGGAACTGAGGTCACGCTGCTTGACAGCGAACGAATCAGGCAGGCCGTTTTTTCTCATAATGTGCTGGAACAGGCAATCATTGAAGAGATCTGCCGCCAGGGTCTTACAAAATCTCAGCTCGAACAGCTGGAAGAGGTCCTTAATTATCAGAAATTCGAGGTAAATAAAGATAATCCCATTGATTTTCTGATCGTGGAGCAGCAGCTTCATTATCTGCTTTCTACCTTTTGCGGCCATGAGTATGTCTGGGAGGTTTTCCGGACCATGGATTGTGATTTGCTGCGTTTGAATTATCTTCAGTATACAACATTTAACTATAAGACAGACATGTCTTCCCTGACGAGCCTTGAACACGTCCAGGTGGAGGGACGTCTTTTGCTTGATAATCTAAAGCGCAGGGATGCAGAAGCCGCATGCCTGATCTGTGCCAATCATTTTAATTCGGTTCTTTGGAATGCGGGAACGCTTCGGGGAATCTATCCACAGTTCTTTTCCGGACAGGCGTAA
- a CDS encoding sensor domain-containing diguanylate cyclase: MNQEDHTMLMTIQNLFENLLSGKQCDIVESDDAAPEWQKLIGQINQLIQDINEVNHLAIDLSEGRLNGTLPSRSNYLSGSLKQLHSRLSVLTQSGKLLKEGYVVSKLEYSGELFDMFNDLIDRVADASIRDNGEAAGKIPAPVSSWRYHQILQALDLLHISVLEVDFGGHVVYANRPAKRILGDIENLTIQQVQGNVLLTLITELGEQDNFPVFREVYDDSNNTWYRIMSNRCMLPNGQVLYLYVIEDVSDWKTREHRLQMTASTDIMTGAYNRETGLKELEKTLLYSDVPSCLVFIDIDNLKVINDTYGHDEGDYTIKSIAKVILHTVRSSDVVCRYGGDEFFIIFKNCMENTAEKIIERMHCVLKNLECTASKPYGVSFSHGSLSFDSESGYTTSNLLQEADRRMYACKKNKKKEQI, translated from the coding sequence ATGAACCAGGAAGATCATACGATGCTTATGACAATACAGAATTTATTTGAGAACCTGTTGTCCGGGAAACAATGTGATATTGTGGAGTCAGATGACGCTGCGCCGGAATGGCAGAAACTAATTGGACAGATCAATCAATTGATTCAAGATATCAATGAAGTGAACCACCTGGCGATTGACTTATCGGAGGGAAGGCTGAATGGAACACTTCCTTCCAGGAGTAATTATCTGTCTGGCTCCCTTAAGCAGCTGCACTCGCGGCTCTCTGTTCTGACCCAGAGCGGGAAACTGCTTAAAGAAGGATATGTGGTCAGCAAGCTTGAGTATTCTGGAGAATTATTTGATATGTTTAACGATTTGATTGACCGGGTTGCAGACGCATCGATAAGAGATAACGGGGAGGCAGCCGGTAAGATTCCAGCTCCTGTCAGCAGCTGGCGTTATCATCAAATCCTTCAGGCGCTTGATCTCCTTCATATTTCCGTATTAGAGGTAGACTTTGGTGGACATGTGGTATATGCCAATCGCCCTGCGAAACGGATATTGGGAGATATTGAAAATCTGACGATTCAACAGGTACAGGGTAATGTCCTGTTGACGTTGATCACAGAGCTTGGTGAGCAGGATAACTTTCCGGTTTTTCGTGAAGTTTATGATGACAGCAATAACACATGGTATCGGATTATGTCAAACAGGTGCATGCTGCCCAATGGTCAGGTGCTGTACCTGTATGTTATCGAGGATGTCAGTGATTGGAAAACCAGAGAACACCGCTTGCAGATGACTGCGTCGACAGATATCATGACGGGTGCATATAACCGGGAAACAGGGCTGAAGGAACTGGAAAAGACCTTGTTATACAGCGATGTTCCAAGTTGCCTGGTCTTTATTGACATTGACAACTTAAAGGTAATCAATGATACATACGGTCACGATGAAGGTGATTATACCATTAAGAGCATTGCGAAGGTGATTTTACACACTGTTCGCAGCTCGGATGTTGTCTGCCGGTATGGCGGCGATGAATTTTTCATCATCTTTAAAAACTGTATGGAGAATACTGCTGAAAAAATCATAGAAAGAATGCACTGTGTACTGAAAAATCTGGAATGCACAGCTTCAAAGCCCTACGGAGTGTCGTTTAGCCACGGCAGTTTGTCGTTTGACTCCGAATCTGGATATACTACGTCAAATCTTTTGCAGGAAGCGGACCGAAGAATGTACGCATGCAAAAAAAACAAAAAGAAAGAGCAGATTTAA
- a CDS encoding rhodanese-like domain-containing protein, with amino-acid sequence MSIFNFFSNHSDFASGVEQANNTSNAVLLDVRTVQEYANGHVPGSVNMPLDRLESIKLNKNNPVFVYCRSGARSRQACRYLRTYGYSVTDIGGIADYRGKLEKGT; translated from the coding sequence ATGAGCATATTTAACTTTTTTTCTAACCATTCGGATTTTGCTTCCGGAGTTGAGCAGGCAAACAACACGTCCAATGCAGTATTGCTGGATGTACGTACGGTACAGGAATATGCCAATGGTCATGTTCCTGGCAGTGTTAATATGCCGCTGGATCGTTTGGAATCCATTAAGCTTAACAAAAATAATCCGGTATTTGTTTATTGCCGCAGCGGAGCCCGCAGCAGACAGGCCTGCCGTTACCTGCGGACCTATGGTTATTCTGTTACAGATATAGGCGGAATCGCGGATTACCGCGGCAAACTGGAAAAGGGAACATAA
- a CDS encoding SufBD protein, with the protein MDKIEELVNGLRNQDNDYAYQCLKQLEEECGSSDSVYPYFDAITEMLYDPNSYVRTRGIILIAANAKWDRDNRIDEIIDELLMHVMNEKPVTARQCIKVLPQIAASKHHLADCIIDALESANPQRYKTSMQSLICKDIQNALKSINRVQRKI; encoded by the coding sequence ATGGATAAAATTGAAGAATTAGTAAATGGGTTAAGAAATCAAGATAATGATTATGCTTATCAATGCCTGAAACAGCTTGAGGAGGAATGTGGCAGTTCCGATTCTGTTTACCCCTATTTTGACGCTATCACGGAAATGCTTTATGACCCAAACTCATATGTCAGAACCAGGGGCATCATCCTGATTGCCGCCAATGCCAAATGGGACAGGGACAACCGGATTGACGAAATAATCGATGAGCTTTTGATGCATGTAATGAACGAGAAGCCTGTCACGGCAAGACAGTGCATTAAGGTTCTTCCTCAGATTGCCGCAAGCAAGCACCATTTGGCTGATTGCATCATCGATGCGCTGGAATCTGCCAATCCGCAAAGATATAAAACCAGTATGCAATCACTGATTTGCAAAGATATTCAAAATGCACTGAAAAGCATTAATCGTGTTCAGCGAAAAATATAA
- a CDS encoding desulfoferrodoxin family protein, which produces MKKEPVFLTDKNHNVILEAISGTPNAALPDSLKPFEILEPNTSDGATEKHVPVIETEGNHVTVKVGSTFHPMTEEHNISWICLQTTAGSVMRVSLSPDCEPVACFTLENGDSPKTAYAYCNLHGFWKTEV; this is translated from the coding sequence ATGAAAAAAGAACCTGTATTTTTAACTGACAAAAATCATAACGTCATTCTGGAAGCCATCTCCGGTACTCCCAATGCCGCGCTTCCGGACAGCTTGAAGCCTTTTGAAATATTGGAACCTAATACTTCGGACGGTGCCACGGAAAAACATGTTCCGGTCATTGAGACAGAAGGAAATCATGTGACCGTAAAGGTGGGCAGCACGTTCCATCCCATGACCGAGGAACACAACATTTCCTGGATCTGCTTACAGACAACGGCAGGAAGTGTCATGAGAGTAAGCTTAAGCCCTGACTGCGAACCGGTGGCCTGCTTTACTCTGGAGAATGGTGATTCTCCAAAGACCGCTTACGCCTACTGTAATCTTCATGGATTTTGGAAAACAGAGGTGTAA
- a CDS encoding MBL fold metallo-hydrolase, whose protein sequence is MYELNQVSTNSYYVQSPAKIGIVKLNDTDVCLIDSGSDKDAGRKVRQILDANGWRLTAIYNTHSNVDHIGGNKYLQNQTGCKVYAPGIECDFTNHTILEPSFLYGGFPPKDLRHKFLMAQESSAEHLTEKVLPNGMNVLPLPGHFFDMVGYRDMDDVVYLADCLSSKETLEKYQIGFIYDVSAYLNTLEMVKTLKAKVFIPAHAEATDDIAPLAQINIDKVHEIAVEILGICKEPVIFERVLQQLFNDYSLVMNFEQYVLVGSTVRSYLSWLKDTGRIEVIFENGQLLWKALE, encoded by the coding sequence ATGTATGAATTAAATCAGGTCAGCACAAATAGTTATTATGTTCAAAGCCCGGCAAAGATTGGCATTGTGAAGCTTAACGATACGGACGTATGCCTTATTGACAGCGGAAGCGACAAGGATGCTGGGCGGAAGGTACGGCAGATACTGGACGCCAATGGCTGGCGGCTGACAGCAATTTATAATACCCATTCAAATGTCGATCATATCGGAGGCAATAAGTATTTACAGAATCAAACCGGATGCAAGGTTTATGCTCCTGGTATTGAATGCGACTTTACGAACCATACCATCCTTGAACCGTCTTTCCTGTATGGCGGGTTCCCGCCAAAGGACTTAAGGCACAAATTCCTGATGGCCCAGGAAAGCAGTGCAGAACACCTTACAGAGAAGGTTCTTCCAAATGGGATGAATGTACTTCCTCTTCCCGGCCATTTTTTTGATATGGTGGGTTATAGAGATATGGATGACGTCGTTTATTTAGCAGACTGCCTGTCGAGCAAAGAAACTCTGGAAAAATACCAGATCGGGTTTATCTATGATGTATCCGCTTACCTTAACACCTTGGAAATGGTAAAGACCTTGAAAGCAAAGGTTTTTATCCCCGCCCACGCAGAAGCAACCGATGATATCGCCCCGCTTGCTCAGATCAACATTGATAAGGTACATGAAATAGCAGTTGAGATACTTGGGATTTGTAAAGAGCCGGTTATCTTTGAAAGGGTTTTACAGCAGCTTTTCAATGACTATAGTCTGGTAATGAATTTTGAACAATATGTACTCGTTGGCAGCACTGTACGCTCATATCTTTCCTGGCTAAAGGATACCGGGCGAATTGAAGTGATTTTCGAAAATGGACAGCTGCTTTGGAAAGCATTGGAATAA
- a CDS encoding cysteine hydrolase family protein encodes MVLLVVDAQDMIVTNELFQYETFVNNMKQLIRLARTKGIEIIYVRHDDGFELTKGIKGFEIFEQFAPMNEEKIFDKHVNSAFKDTGLLEYLHSKNENTIMITGLQTDYCIDATIKCGFEHGFEIVVPAYCNTTVDNEYMTAEQSYKYYNENMWNSRYSRCVSFNQACDLF; translated from the coding sequence ATGGTACTGTTGGTAGTAGATGCACAGGATATGATTGTTACAAATGAACTATTTCAATATGAAACCTTTGTAAATAACATGAAGCAATTAATTCGTTTAGCAAGAACCAAGGGCATAGAGATTATCTACGTTCGCCATGATGATGGTTTTGAGCTGACTAAGGGCATAAAAGGATTTGAAATATTTGAACAATTTGCTCCAATGAATGAGGAAAAAATCTTTGATAAACATGTTAATAGTGCATTTAAGGATACGGGATTGCTAGAATACTTACACTCTAAAAACGAAAATACCATTATGATTACTGGTTTGCAAACCGATTACTGCATAGATGCAACAATAAAATGCGGTTTTGAACATGGATTTGAAATTGTTGTTCCGGCTTATTGCAATACGACTGTTGATAATGAGTATATGACGGCGGAACAATCCTACAAATATTATAATGAGAATATGTGGAATTCCAGATATTCAAGGTGTGTAAGCTTTAACCAGGCATGTGATTTGTTTTAA
- a CDS encoding V4R domain-containing protein: protein MSYESKPSQFTWESLGNIDEGRKNMGSDVPVLVYRLLQYTLKDILAREYDEETSSRLFRAAGHLAGKELAKNVLDLSGDFDFFIANLTNKLMELKIGILRMERVDMDSLSFTLTVSEDLDCSGLPISGKTVCDYDEGFIAGILEVYSGCQFRVKEIDCWSTGDRTCRFAAESLG, encoded by the coding sequence ATGAGTTATGAAAGCAAACCATCTCAGTTCACCTGGGAATCCCTTGGAAATATTGATGAGGGAAGAAAAAATATGGGCTCTGATGTACCGGTGCTTGTTTACCGTCTGCTGCAATACACCTTAAAGGATATCCTGGCCCGTGAATATGACGAGGAGACTTCCAGCCGCCTGTTTAGGGCTGCCGGGCATTTGGCGGGCAAAGAACTGGCAAAAAATGTACTTGATCTTTCGGGTGATTTTGATTTCTTCATCGCCAACTTAACCAATAAGCTGATGGAGTTAAAGATTGGTATTCTGCGCATGGAACGAGTGGATATGGATTCCCTGTCATTTACTCTGACCGTTTCAGAGGATCTGGATTGTTCCGGCCTTCCCATATCAGGAAAGACGGTTTGTGATTATGATGAAGGCTTTATTGCGGGGATTTTGGAAGTCTACAGTGGTTGTCAGTTTCGTGTGAAAGAGATTGATTGCTGGTCTACCGGGGACAGAACCTGCCGGTTTGCAGCTGAGAGTCTGGGATAA
- a CDS encoding DUF1848 domain-containing protein, producing MILSVSRRTDIPQFYSDWFFNRLKEGYLYVKNPMNSHQISRIDLSPEQVELMVFWTKNPEPMMERIRELQSIPFYIQFTLTGYGNDIEPGLPDKRHLVDIFRETAEKVGKDRMVWRYDPIFLNCRYREEYHLRAFEEIARGVCGSAEKVVISFLDKYGKTERNMKGIPVEELDEEGMKRLGKELSAIAGTYGLRIEACAEKADLSSVGISRGSCIDPAMAEYLIGGPVCRKKDKNQRIECGCMESVEVGTYDTCLAGCKYCYANDSAEAVKRRRTLYDEHSPLLCGRVEEGDRISERKGRSVRKDPTLPFL from the coding sequence ATGATACTCAGTGTCAGCAGGCGGACTGATATTCCACAATTTTATTCGGATTGGTTTTTTAACAGGCTGAAGGAAGGGTACCTTTATGTAAAAAATCCCATGAACAGCCATCAGATCAGCCGGATCGACCTATCTCCGGAGCAGGTGGAGCTTATGGTATTCTGGACGAAAAATCCGGAGCCTATGATGGAACGAATCCGGGAGCTTCAAAGCATCCCTTTCTATATCCAGTTTACATTGACAGGATATGGAAATGATATTGAGCCTGGACTGCCGGATAAAAGGCATTTGGTTGATATTTTCCGGGAAACGGCAGAAAAAGTGGGAAAAGACCGTATGGTCTGGCGATATGATCCCATATTCCTTAACTGCCGTTACAGGGAGGAATACCATTTGCGGGCCTTTGAAGAAATAGCCAGAGGCGTCTGCGGGTCTGCGGAAAAAGTTGTGATCAGTTTTCTGGACAAGTATGGAAAAACAGAACGCAACATGAAGGGAATCCCGGTAGAAGAATTGGATGAAGAAGGGATGAAAAGGCTGGGCAAAGAACTTTCGGCGATTGCAGGTACTTACGGGCTCAGGATTGAAGCGTGTGCGGAAAAAGCTGATTTAAGTTCTGTTGGGATTTCGCGAGGAAGCTGCATTGACCCAGCTATGGCAGAATACTTAATAGGCGGTCCGGTATGCAGGAAGAAGGATAAAAATCAAAGAATAGAATGTGGCTGCATGGAAAGCGTCGAGGTGGGAACTTATGACACCTGCCTGGCCGGGTGTAAGTATTGCTATGCCAATGACAGTGCGGAGGCAGTGAAAAGGAGACGCACATTGTACGATGAACATAGCCCGCTGCTGTGCGGAAGGGTGGAAGAAGGAGACAGGATTTCGGAGCGGAAAGGAAGGTCTGTCCGGAAGGACCCGACACTACCTTTCCTGTGA
- a CDS encoding LytR/AlgR family response regulator transcription factor, with amino-acid sequence MLKIALCDDNRCAINQYAELISQIAEKHQIKIQVSSYLSGESLLFHFSEAPEQTDIIFLDVMMGKTDGLETARKLRDCDCKAQIVFLTSYEDYVYEAFDVNALQYLLKDNTSAEKFEEVFLKAAELASKKDDELFTFEFDGKTTAVPIHQISYFEIWQRIVTVHYSDGKTAKFYGSMERIEKRLSGKDFVRSHRSYLIHLPYIVTFRQQTVQLKTGETVPVGVTYVQSLKKAFSDYISRFHIYTSKSLS; translated from the coding sequence ATGCTGAAAATAGCATTATGCGATGACAACCGATGTGCGATCAATCAATACGCGGAGTTAATTTCCCAAATTGCAGAGAAGCATCAGATAAAGATCCAGGTTTCCAGTTATCTAAGCGGAGAATCCTTGCTTTTTCATTTTTCCGAAGCCCCTGAACAAACAGATATTATATTTTTAGATGTCATGATGGGCAAAACAGATGGGCTGGAGACGGCCCGTAAGCTGCGGGATTGCGACTGCAAAGCACAAATCGTCTTTTTAACAAGTTATGAAGACTATGTTTATGAGGCATTTGATGTAAATGCTCTTCAATATCTTTTAAAAGATAATACAAGTGCAGAAAAGTTTGAGGAAGTTTTCCTGAAGGCAGCAGAGCTTGCTTCAAAAAAAGATGATGAATTATTTACTTTTGAATTTGACGGCAAGACAACCGCAGTCCCTATCCATCAAATCTCCTATTTTGAAATTTGGCAAAGAATTGTGACGGTACATTACAGCGATGGAAAAACGGCAAAATTCTACGGCAGCATGGAACGCATAGAAAAAAGGCTTTCCGGAAAAGACTTTGTGCGGTCGCACCGTTCTTACCTGATTCATCTGCCCTATATCGTGACTTTTAGGCAGCAGACCGTCCAGTTAAAAACCGGAGAAACAGTTCCAGTAGGAGTCACTTACGTTCAATCCCTGAAAAAGGCATTTTCTGATTATATTTCACGTTTTCATATTTACACTTCCAAAAGTTTATCTTAG
- a CDS encoding sensor histidine kinase, which yields MIYIVIPVVLLYYYFFLFYYRKLFPMQKKRPIQVMLILAIIASSYIYLTPLGIRWLRLPVIMIAMSIGLRFSTGMDWLQAVYGGSFSVLNAYCFRGILAVISAIIFGGQDLSNIETYYASTVLVLPLVLLFLTILYKTILPDDKLKLFLYNRNQLKYVVTYEITAAANLVVINSGRDLFPFDIFSSGNILSPYGRWYVNIGLGAYVLTIGMLIYAIYQSIRSTELQEYQWRMEMLEEQYERQVRHYKSYQKYTESFRAFKHDYRSMMVVLKSLIRTNDNEKALLLIDDMFEEMQKKVVVHKKYSDSVILDAMLQDLSNICEENKIRLSSNVSLPRNTGLSTIDAVRIFSNFINNAVEACYKVPVSDRFIDIVSTNELKWVTLQVVNSYNGKSHVHNGKFLTTKPEKQCHGLGLRIVEQIAEGLGGFVIYEEDFKNKTFLVRIHIPRLSENQKG from the coding sequence ATGATCTATATTGTTATTCCGGTAGTTCTCCTGTATTATTATTTTTTTCTGTTTTACTACCGTAAGCTTTTTCCTATGCAAAAGAAAAGGCCTATTCAAGTTATGCTTATTCTGGCAATTATCGCCTCATCGTATATCTACTTAACCCCATTAGGTATACGATGGCTAAGGCTTCCAGTAATCATGATTGCCATGTCCATAGGGCTACGCTTTTCCACTGGTATGGACTGGCTGCAGGCAGTCTATGGCGGAAGCTTTTCGGTGTTAAACGCTTACTGCTTCCGCGGCATACTGGCAGTAATCAGTGCGATTATTTTCGGCGGCCAAGATCTTTCTAATATAGAGACTTACTATGCAAGTACCGTTTTGGTCCTTCCTTTAGTACTTTTATTCCTTACTATTTTATATAAGACCATTCTCCCCGATGACAAGCTAAAGCTCTTTTTGTATAACCGCAATCAGCTTAAATATGTCGTTACTTATGAGATTACAGCTGCAGCCAATTTGGTTGTCATTAATTCCGGACGTGATTTATTTCCTTTTGATATATTTTCATCCGGTAACATCTTATCTCCTTACGGCAGGTGGTATGTAAATATTGGCTTAGGAGCTTATGTCCTTACCATTGGCATGCTCATCTACGCCATTTACCAATCGATCCGGAGTACGGAACTGCAGGAGTACCAATGGAGAATGGAAATGCTGGAGGAGCAGTACGAACGGCAGGTGCGGCATTACAAATCATATCAGAAATACACGGAAAGCTTCCGGGCCTTCAAGCATGACTACCGATCCATGATGGTAGTATTAAAATCATTGATCCGGACAAATGATAATGAAAAGGCTCTTCTTCTGATTGATGATATGTTTGAAGAGATGCAGAAAAAAGTGGTTGTCCATAAAAAATATTCCGATAGTGTTATTCTGGACGCCATGCTTCAGGATCTTTCTAATATTTGTGAAGAAAATAAAATTCGCCTCTCATCAAACGTATCTCTTCCCCGCAACACGGGGTTGTCTACAATTGATGCAGTCCGTATTTTTTCGAATTTTATCAATAATGCTGTGGAAGCATGCTATAAGGTCCCGGTTTCAGATCGGTTTATAGATATTGTCAGTACTAACGAGCTGAAGTGGGTCACGCTTCAGGTGGTCAATTCCTATAACGGCAAATCGCATGTGCATAACGGAAAATTCCTTACAACAAAGCCAGAAAAGCAATGTCATGGACTGGGGCTTAGAATCGTAGAACAAATTGCAGAAGGTTTAGGTGGTTTTGTTATATATGAAGAGGATTTTAAAAACAAGACATTCCTGGTCAGAATCCATATTCCCAGGTTGAGCGAAAACCAGAAAGGATGA